One genomic window of Devosia salina includes the following:
- a CDS encoding FliM/FliN family flagellar motor switch protein, which produces MNTLDNIEVDITVELGATTVPIHHMLRMGRGAVIELDATEHDPLRIYANNTLIAKGEVNVEEGHLRVFVTEKVLRFG; this is translated from the coding sequence ATGAACACCCTGGACAATATTGAAGTCGATATCACGGTCGAACTGGGCGCGACCACCGTGCCTATCCACCACATGCTGCGCATGGGGCGCGGCGCGGTGATCGAACTGGATGCGACCGAGCACGATCCGCTGCGCATCTATGCCAACAACACGCTGATCGCCAAGGGCGAGGTCAATGTGGAAGAGGGGCATTTGCGGGTCTTCGTCACCGAGAAGGTGCTGCGTTTCGGATAG
- the lipB gene encoding lipoyl(octanoyl) transferase LipB gives MEVLTDVNEACQIGAKLHRADAQPVEWRIFEAPLDYETALAMMDARVAAIAAGEAPEAVWLLEHPPLYTSGTSARPEDLLNPRFPVYPAGRGGQYTYHGPGQRVAYVMLDLTKRGRDIRCLVQGLEQWVIDTLDAHNISGERREGRVGVWVPRPDKGLAREDKIAAIGVRVRKWVTFHGISLNVSPDLSHYDGIVPCGITDQGVTSFEDLGLLLTLPEVDSVLRARFEALFGPTSLAIAAPADQFANQT, from the coding sequence ATGGAAGTGTTAACAGACGTGAACGAGGCGTGCCAAATCGGCGCGAAACTGCATCGTGCGGACGCTCAGCCGGTGGAGTGGCGGATTTTCGAGGCGCCGCTCGACTACGAAACGGCGCTCGCAATGATGGATGCGCGCGTCGCCGCCATCGCTGCCGGCGAAGCGCCCGAGGCGGTCTGGCTGCTCGAACACCCGCCGCTTTATACCTCTGGCACCTCGGCGCGCCCCGAAGACCTGCTCAACCCGCGCTTTCCGGTCTATCCGGCCGGGCGCGGCGGGCAATACACCTATCACGGCCCCGGCCAGCGCGTGGCCTATGTCATGCTCGACCTGACAAAGCGCGGCCGCGACATCCGCTGCCTCGTCCAGGGGCTCGAACAATGGGTCATCGACACGCTCGACGCCCACAATATTAGCGGCGAGCGCCGCGAGGGCCGCGTCGGCGTCTGGGTACCCCGCCCCGACAAAGGCCTTGCCCGCGAGGACAAGATCGCTGCCATCGGCGTGCGGGTCCGCAAATGGGTCACCTTCCACGGCATTTCGCTCAATGTGTCGCCCGATCTGTCCCATTATGACGGCATCGTCCCCTGCGGCATCACCGACCAGGGCGTCACCTCCTTCGAGGATCTGGGCCTGCTGCTGACCCTGCCCGAGGTCGATTCGGTGCTGCGCGCCCGCTTCGAGGCGCTTTTCGGGCCGACCAGCCTTGCCATTGCGGCCCCAGCCGACCAATTTGCCAATCAGACCTAG